Genomic DNA from Spiroplasma alleghenense:
TTTTAAATATAGCGTCTTCTGTTATTTTTATTAATTTTTCTAATTCTCTAATTAGTTCGTCATTGGAGCTACCTTCGATATCGTCATATTCAGGATAATCAATCGAGGTTTGAATTCTTGAAATAACATCTAGTAGTATTTCCTTCATTTTATTAATACCAGGGTTTTTCTTACTCGACATGTTTCTAATTGCCAAATCTGATGCAAACTGATTTTTTGCGGTAATTAAATCGTTAATTGCCTCGGCTTGAATAAGATTTATTTTATCATTTAGAAAAGCTCTTTGAGAAAACTCTCCTGGAAGCGCCATTCTTGCTCCACTATTAATCAATGCCTGAATTACCTGATTTGTCACCAAAACTCCACCGTGACAATTTATTTCAACAACGTCTTCTCCGGTAAAGGAATTTGGTGATACAAAAGAGGTAACAACTACTTGATCAATAATTTTACCTTTTAAATATAAATGCCTAAAATTTACTTGGCGATTTTTTTCAATTGGTTTTTTTATTAGTTTATTAATTATTGAAAAACTATCAGGTCCTGAAAGTCGGATTATAGCTAAAGCTTGTTGGGCTATGTTGGTTGCCGGTGCGACTATTGTGTCTAAAATCATTAACTTCAAATCCTTCTATAATGATTTTATTATAGCAAATAAAAATGCAAAAAAAACACAGCTCTAACAACTTTATAGTTAGGACTGTGTTTATTTATTGTTTTTAACTTTTCTCTTCAATACTATTAATCGTTTATTTTCAGAATTTATTGATTTGGAAACAATATCTGGAAACTTAATTAATCTTTCATGAATTTTCGCTCTAGTTTCTTTGCTCATTAGTGGTAGAACTATATCTTCTCCGGTTTCTAAAACTTTTTCACAGGCTTCAACTGCTATATCAATATATTCTTCAAGACTTAAATCTTCAATATATTGACTAAATATTTTAACCTGAAATTTTAGTCCTGTTTTTCTGTAAAGAATTTCTTCGCAAATAATCTCAAAACTTTCAATTACTAATTGCGAGACATTGTAAGTAAATAACTCATTGTTTAGTTCAAATAAAATCTTCCGACCTTGAAATGTGAGTTTTCCATCCTTAAAACTTATCGAAAAAAGTTGAGAAAGAAGATTTGCAAATATTTCTTTAATTAAATTTTCAATATCAGCAATATTAAAACCCGACTTTTGCTTCAGCTTT
This window encodes:
- a CDS encoding R3H domain-containing nucleic acid-binding protein, whose protein sequence is MKTKIKFDYPIQKTRSFFGLKLKQKSGFNIADIENLIKEIFANLLSQLFSISFKDGKLTFQGRKILFELNNELFTYNVSQLVIESFEIICEEILYRKTGLKFQVKIFSQYIEDLSLEEYIDIAVEACEKVLETGEDIVLPLMSKETRAKIHERLIKFPDIVSKSINSENKRLIVLKRKVKNNK